A region from the Hydrogenimonas sp. genome encodes:
- a CDS encoding probable poly(beta-D-mannuronate) O-acetylase, translated as MLFNSFEYIFLFLPVVFFLYFLINRLRYATVAKLFLIGASLFFYSWWNPVYLPIILLSVFFNFAVGSLISRKSTVSQRVKKALLLIGVTANLAMLGYFKYSDFFLENINIALDTSYPLLHLALPLGISFFTFQQITYLVDSYKGKTEEYSFLNYTLFVTFFPQLIAGPIVHHKEMLPQFALKSNLIVNHKNIAMGLFIFSIGLFKKVMIADRFAVWATRGFDVAENLNMLEAWVTSLSYTFQLYFDFSGYTDMAIGAALLFNIRLPINFDSPYKARNIRDFWRRWHMTLTRFLKDYLYIPLGGNRHGRYRTYLNIFIVFFLAGIWHGAGWTFIFWGTLHGLALIIHRIWSAFAIRMPTVLAWFLTFNFVNIAWIFFRAKDFDDALKVLNGMFFGKIVLPAALSQKLGFLKESGVEFGSYLGALGTGASTVAYLLAALGAVLLTKNSTQLMNSGIGYVKMTYASLLFLAAALSLNRISEFIYFNF; from the coding sequence ATGTTATTTAACAGTTTTGAATATATATTTCTGTTTCTGCCGGTAGTTTTTTTTCTCTACTTTCTGATAAACAGGCTCCGTTATGCAACTGTCGCGAAACTGTTCCTGATAGGAGCTTCACTCTTTTTCTACTCCTGGTGGAACCCGGTCTATCTACCGATAATACTACTATCGGTTTTTTTCAATTTTGCTGTAGGGAGCCTGATAAGCAGAAAATCTACCGTCTCCCAAAGAGTAAAAAAAGCGCTGCTTCTCATTGGAGTAACAGCCAACCTGGCTATGCTGGGCTATTTCAAATACAGTGACTTTTTCCTTGAAAATATAAATATAGCGCTTGATACTTCCTACCCACTTTTGCATCTGGCACTCCCCCTCGGTATCTCCTTTTTCACATTCCAGCAGATCACCTATCTTGTAGACAGCTACAAGGGAAAAACGGAGGAGTACAGCTTTTTGAACTACACCCTTTTTGTCACCTTTTTCCCACAGCTCATAGCTGGGCCTATAGTTCACCACAAAGAGATGCTCCCGCAGTTCGCACTGAAGAGCAACCTTATAGTGAACCACAAAAATATCGCCATGGGACTTTTCATCTTCTCTATCGGGCTTTTCAAAAAGGTGATGATTGCCGACCGGTTCGCGGTATGGGCCACAAGAGGGTTCGATGTTGCGGAAAATCTCAACATGCTCGAAGCCTGGGTCACATCCCTTTCATATACGTTTCAGCTCTATTTCGATTTCAGCGGCTACACCGACATGGCGATTGGAGCGGCGCTTCTTTTCAACATAAGGCTCCCCATAAACTTCGACAGCCCCTACAAGGCCCGAAATATCCGGGACTTCTGGAGACGCTGGCATATGACGCTCACCCGCTTTCTCAAGGACTATCTCTACATTCCTCTCGGAGGCAACAGGCACGGTAGATACAGGACATACCTCAATATCTTCATCGTCTTTTTCCTGGCCGGAATCTGGCACGGTGCAGGCTGGACCTTCATATTTTGGGGAACACTTCACGGTCTGGCCCTCATAATACACCGCATCTGGAGTGCTTTTGCCATTCGTATGCCGACGGTACTGGCCTGGTTTCTGACCTTCAATTTCGTAAATATTGCCTGGATTTTTTTCAGGGCAAAAGATTTCGACGACGCGCTGAAAGTACTGAATGGAATGTTTTTCGGGAAAATCGTACTTCCGGCGGCACTTAGCCAAAAGCTAGGTTTTCTCAAAGAGTCAGGTGTGGAGTTCGGTTCATACCTCGGTGCCCTCGGGACAGGAGCTTCTACAGTAGCATATCTGCTGGCGGCACTGGGAGCGGTACTCTTGACGAAAAACTCCACACAACTCATGAACTCCGGCATCGGTTATGTAAAAATGACATACGCTTCGCTCCTTTTTCTCGCAGCCGCCCTTTCGCTGAACAGAATTTCCGAGTTTATCTATTTCAATTTCTAG